From one Staphylococcus kloosii genomic stretch:
- the era gene encoding GTPase Era, translated as MEHKSGFVSIIGRPNVGKSTFVNRVIGHKIAIMSDKAQTTRNKIQGVMTEEDAQIIFLDTPGIHKPKHKLGDYMMRVAKNTLSEIDAIMFMVNVDEGIGRGDEFIMEMLKSVKTPVFLVLNKIDLVHPDKLMPIIEEYQTYMDFTEIVPMSALEGHNVDHFLGVLKSYLPEGPKYYPDDQISDHPEQFVVGELIREKILHLTSEEIPHAIGVNVDRMVKEDEDRVRIEATIFVERDSQKGIVIGKGGKKLKEVGKRARQDIERLLGSKVYLELWVKVQKDWRNKVNFIRQMGYVEDQD; from the coding sequence ATGGAACATAAATCAGGATTTGTATCAATTATAGGTAGACCTAATGTAGGTAAATCTACATTCGTAAACAGAGTTATTGGACACAAAATTGCAATTATGTCTGATAAAGCACAAACAACTCGTAACAAAATTCAAGGTGTTATGACTGAAGAAGATGCACAAATTATCTTTTTAGATACACCAGGTATTCATAAACCAAAACACAAATTAGGCGATTACATGATGCGTGTCGCTAAAAATACATTATCAGAAATTGATGCTATCATGTTTATGGTTAATGTAGATGAAGGTATTGGCCGTGGCGATGAATTTATAATGGAAATGTTAAAATCTGTAAAGACACCTGTCTTTTTAGTGTTAAATAAAATCGATTTAGTACATCCAGATAAATTGATGCCAATAATTGAAGAATATCAAACGTACATGGATTTCACTGAAATAGTACCTATGTCTGCATTAGAAGGACATAATGTCGATCACTTTTTAGGTGTACTTAAATCTTATTTACCTGAAGGACCAAAATATTATCCTGATGATCAAATCTCTGACCATCCCGAACAATTTGTAGTCGGTGAGCTTATTAGAGAAAAAATCTTACATCTTACTAGTGAAGAAATACCACACGCAATCGGTGTTAATGTAGACCGTATGGTTAAAGAAGATGAAGACAGAGTGCGAATTGAAGCTACGATATTCGTTGAACGTGACTCACAAAAGGGTATTGTCATTGGTAAAGGTGGTAAAAAACTTAAAGAAGTTGGTAAACGCGCGCGTCAAGATATTGAACGACTACTTGGCTCAAAAGTATATTTAGAACTATGGGTTAAAGTTCAAAAAGATTGGCGTAATAAAGTGAATTTTATTCGTCAAATGGGTTATGTAGAAGACCAAGATTAA
- the recO gene encoding DNA repair protein RecO: MLIKQKGIVIKSVDYGESDKIITILNEHGAKVPLMARRVKKSKSGLQAHTQLFVYGLFVYSKWKGMGTISSIDVIEQNYNLRLDIYESSFASLCTEVIDRAIEPEDVSKSNYELLHFVLSKINEGVSAQLMSVIVLLKNMTHFGFNAIFDRCVVTDSKDQSKLAAYSFKFDGAISMNVLDRDPHALKISNKTLYLLTLLQQMPIAKMNSLNINDAIVDEMSELLIMLYREYAGMFFKSQKLINQLHRLDDQRE; the protein is encoded by the coding sequence TTGTTAATCAAGCAAAAAGGAATAGTTATTAAATCAGTAGATTATGGCGAATCCGATAAAATCATTACAATCTTAAATGAACATGGTGCTAAAGTGCCGTTGATGGCTCGAAGAGTTAAAAAAAGTAAAAGTGGATTACAAGCTCATACACAATTATTTGTGTATGGGTTGTTTGTTTATTCAAAATGGAAAGGCATGGGGACAATAAGTTCAATAGATGTTATAGAACAAAATTATAATCTGAGATTAGATATTTATGAAAGTAGTTTTGCGAGTCTATGTACAGAAGTGATTGACCGTGCAATAGAACCTGAAGATGTATCTAAATCGAATTATGAGCTTTTACATTTCGTGTTATCCAAAATTAATGAAGGGGTCTCGGCACAACTAATGTCAGTTATTGTTTTATTAAAAAATATGACTCACTTTGGTTTTAATGCCATTTTCGATAGATGTGTTGTTACGGATAGTAAAGACCAATCTAAACTCGCTGCATATAGTTTTAAGTTTGATGGGGCGATTTCAATGAATGTCTTAGATAGAGATCCACATGCACTCAAAATATCTAATAAAACATTATATCTTTTAACTTTATTACAGCAAATGCCAATTGCTAAAATGAACTCTTTAAATATCAATGATGCTATAGTAGATGAGATGTCCGAATTACTTATTATGTTATATCGAGAATACGCCGGAATGTTTTTCAAAAGTCAAAAATTAATAAATCAATTACATCGACTTGATGATCAACGTGAATAA
- a CDS encoding glycine--tRNA ligase has protein sequence MAKDMDTVVQLAKHRGFVFPGSEIYGGLSNTWDYGPLGVELKNNVKKAWWQKFITQSPYNVGIDAAILMNPKTWEASGHLGNFNDPMIDNKDSKIRYRADKIIEDYMLNEKGDENFVADGLSFDEMKRIIDEEGIVCPVSGTANWTDIRQFNLMFKTFQGVTEDSTNELFLRPETAQGIFVNYKNVQRTMRKKLPFGIGQIGKSFRNEITPGNFIFRTREFEQMELEFFCKPGEEIEWQNYWKTFASEWLKDLGLSEENTRLRDHDEDELSHYSNATTDIEYRFPFGWGELWGIASRTDFDLKKHSEHSGEDFTYHDQETNEKYIPYCIEPSLGADRVTLAFLCDAYDEEGVEGSKDARTVLHFHPALAPYKAAVLPLSKKLSSEAIKIFEQLSTKFSIDFDESQSIGKRYRRQDEIGTPYCITFDFDSLEDQKVTVRDRDTMEQIRMPIEELEAFLAEKVKF, from the coding sequence ATGGCAAAAGATATGGATACTGTAGTTCAATTAGCAAAGCATAGAGGCTTTGTATTTCCTGGTAGTGAAATTTATGGAGGACTATCAAACACATGGGACTATGGTCCACTGGGTGTAGAATTAAAAAATAACGTTAAAAAAGCATGGTGGCAAAAATTTATTACTCAATCACCATACAACGTCGGAATCGACGCTGCTATCCTAATGAATCCTAAAACTTGGGAAGCGTCTGGACATTTAGGGAACTTTAATGATCCAATGATTGACAACAAAGATAGTAAAATTAGATATCGTGCCGATAAAATCATTGAAGATTACATGTTAAACGAAAAAGGTGACGAAAATTTTGTTGCTGATGGTTTAAGCTTTGATGAAATGAAACGCATTATTGATGAAGAAGGCATTGTATGTCCTGTAAGTGGAACAGCTAACTGGACTGATATCCGTCAATTCAACTTAATGTTTAAAACTTTCCAAGGTGTTACTGAAGATTCAACAAACGAATTATTCTTACGCCCTGAAACTGCTCAAGGTATTTTCGTTAACTACAAAAATGTTCAACGTACTATGCGTAAAAAATTACCATTTGGTATTGGTCAAATCGGTAAATCTTTCCGTAACGAAATCACACCAGGTAACTTTATTTTCCGTACACGTGAATTCGAACAAATGGAATTAGAATTTTTCTGTAAACCTGGCGAAGAAATTGAATGGCAAAACTATTGGAAAACATTTGCTAGCGAATGGTTAAAAGATCTTGGCTTAAGTGAAGAAAACACTCGTTTAAGAGATCATGATGAAGACGAATTATCTCACTATTCAAATGCAACAACAGATATTGAATATCGTTTCCCATTCGGTTGGGGTGAACTATGGGGGATTGCAAGCCGTACTGATTTCGACTTGAAAAAACATAGTGAGCATTCTGGTGAAGACTTTACTTACCATGATCAAGAAACAAACGAAAAATACATTCCTTATTGTATCGAACCATCATTAGGTGCTGACCGTGTTACATTAGCATTCTTATGTGATGCATACGATGAAGAAGGTGTTGAAGGAAGTAAAGATGCTAGAACAGTATTACATTTCCACCCTGCCCTAGCGCCATACAAAGCAGCGGTATTACCTTTAAGTAAAAAATTATCTAGCGAAGCAATTAAAATCTTTGAACAATTAAGTACTAAATTCTCAATTGATTTTGATGAATCACAATCAATCGGTAAACGTTACCGTCGTCAAGACGAAATTGGTACACCATATTGTATTACTTTCGATTTTGATTCTTTAGAAGATCAAAAAGTAACTGTAAGAGATAGAGATACAATGGAACAAATTCGTATGCCAATTGAAGAATTAGAAGCATTCTTAGCTGAAAAAGTTAAATTTTAA
- a CDS encoding helix-turn-helix transcriptional regulator, which produces MELSKRQQQIVEIVKNNGPITGEHIAERLELTRATLRPDLAILTMSGILEARPRVGYYYPGKPKNKLISEQLKKYVVKDYSSHPVVVKSEMTVYDAICTIFLEDVSTLFVINEQGDFIGVCSRKDLLRASMIGEDIHTMPVNIIMTRMPNLNYILENERVIYAANLMIEKEIDSLPIVSKKDNGNFEVKGRISKTTITKIFVSLFNE; this is translated from the coding sequence ATAGAACTGAGTAAAAGACAACAACAAATAGTTGAGATTGTTAAAAACAATGGCCCAATTACGGGTGAACATATTGCAGAACGTTTAGAATTAACTCGAGCTACACTAAGACCTGATTTAGCTATACTAACAATGTCAGGCATATTAGAAGCAAGACCACGTGTTGGTTATTATTATCCTGGAAAACCAAAGAATAAATTAATATCTGAACAATTGAAAAAATATGTCGTCAAAGATTACTCATCACATCCAGTTGTTGTTAAAAGTGAAATGACTGTTTATGACGCAATTTGTACAATATTTCTTGAAGATGTAAGTACTTTATTTGTTATTAATGAACAAGGTGATTTTATCGGTGTATGTTCTAGAAAAGATTTATTAAGAGCGTCTATGATAGGCGAAGACATACATACAATGCCAGTCAATATCATTATGACACGCATGCCAAATTTAAATTATATATTAGAAAACGAACGCGTAATTTACGCCGCAAATTTAATGATCGAGAAAGAAATAGATTCATTACCTATTGTTAGTAAAAAAGACAACGGTAACTTTGAAGTAAAAGGTAGAATTTCTAAAACTACGATCACGAAAATTTTTGTGTCATTATTTAACGAATAG
- a CDS encoding pyruvate, water dikinase regulatory protein: MEKINLIVASDSVGETAELVARACISQFNPNQCEHEIIRYPYIEALENVDEVIQVALDTQAIVIYTLVKPEIRKYMEAKVNELSIQSVDIMGPLMNILLDRIDEQPYFEPGLVHRLDEAYFKKIDAIEFAVKYDDGKDPKGLATADIVLLGISRTSKTPLSQYLAHKSYKVMNIPIVPEVTPPDNLFETDPSKCIALKISEEKLNRIRKERLRQLGLGDSARYATEQRIKEELDYFHDLIDRIGCPVIDVSDKAIEETANDIISIIEQNNFKKD; encoded by the coding sequence ATGGAAAAAATTAATTTAATTGTTGCTTCTGACTCTGTAGGTGAAACAGCCGAATTAGTAGCAAGAGCCTGTATATCGCAATTCAATCCTAATCAATGCGAACATGAGATTATACGTTATCCTTATATAGAAGCGTTAGAGAATGTCGATGAAGTTATACAAGTAGCTTTAGATACGCAAGCAATCGTAATCTATACACTTGTTAAACCTGAAATCAGAAAATACATGGAAGCTAAAGTAAATGAATTAAGTATCCAGTCTGTCGATATTATGGGTCCACTTATGAATATATTATTAGATAGAATAGACGAACAACCTTATTTCGAACCTGGTTTAGTTCATAGATTAGACGAAGCATATTTCAAAAAAATTGATGCAATCGAATTTGCAGTTAAATATGATGATGGTAAAGACCCTAAAGGATTAGCTACTGCTGATATAGTACTTTTAGGTATTTCTCGAACATCTAAGACACCACTTTCTCAATATTTAGCGCATAAAAGCTATAAGGTGATGAATATTCCAATTGTTCCTGAAGTTACACCTCCAGACAATTTATTCGAAACAGACCCTTCTAAATGTATTGCACTAAAAATAAGTGAAGAAAAGTTAAATAGAATTCGTAAAGAGCGTTTACGCCAATTAGGATTGGGTGATAGCGCTAGATATGCAACTGAACAACGAATTAAGGAAGAACTGGATTATTTCCATGATTTAATTGATAGAATTGGATGTCCAGTTATCGATGTTTCAGACAAAGCAATTGAAGAAACTGCAAACGATATAATTAGCATCATTGAGCAAAATAATTTCAAAAAGGACTAA
- the dnaG gene encoding DNA primase, with the protein MRIEQSVIDEIKNKTDILDLVSEYVKLEKRGRNYIGLCPFHDEKTPSFTVSKDKQICHCFGCKKGGNVFQFTQEIKDISFTEAVQELGARVNITVDTQQDNQYQNEGHQIASDDLKMIEMHELMQQYYHYALKKSVEGEAALAYLKDRGFTDELIDARKIGYAPNNSHFCHDFLEKKGYDIQLAYEAGLLSRNEENFSYYDRFRDRIMFPLNNSQGRTVGYSGRTYTNQEPKYLNSPETPIFQKRRLLYNVDLARKAIRKNDEAILLEGFMDVIKADQAGLKQVIASMGTQISQDHITFLKKLTNNITLMFDGDFAGSEATLKTGNNLLKQGFNVFVVQLPKDMDPDEYIGKHGEEAFNHYVEHEKKAFILYKVNMHQEEIENNDLAYEKYLKEITNDIAYMSSTILRKKVIQDVSEVFKVNLDSLNSEIDSQQSYHQAPSYQAPSVPQFANLSKEQKAERALLKHFMNDKDTFLNYHQLIEPEDFTNEYFKRIFITLREFYAENDSFSISDVLQYIEISEIKEAFISLDNFMINEEPYENEIDDYINTITKYRTSETIESLNNKLIEATRLGDQALQKQYLERIVNFNKNRMN; encoded by the coding sequence TTGCGAATCGAACAATCTGTTATTGATGAGATTAAAAATAAGACTGACATTTTAGACTTAGTCAGTGAATATGTGAAATTAGAAAAAAGAGGGCGCAATTACATTGGTTTGTGTCCTTTTCATGATGAAAAGACGCCTTCATTTACTGTTTCTAAAGATAAACAAATTTGTCATTGTTTTGGTTGCAAAAAAGGCGGTAACGTTTTTCAATTTACTCAAGAAATTAAAGATATTTCTTTTACGGAAGCCGTACAGGAATTAGGTGCACGTGTTAATATTACCGTTGATACACAACAGGATAATCAATATCAAAATGAGGGTCATCAAATAGCGTCAGATGATTTGAAAATGATAGAAATGCATGAATTAATGCAACAATATTATCATTACGCCCTTAAAAAATCAGTCGAGGGTGAAGCAGCATTAGCATATTTAAAAGATAGAGGATTTACAGATGAGCTCATCGATGCACGTAAAATAGGCTATGCACCCAATAATTCTCACTTTTGCCATGATTTTTTAGAGAAAAAAGGATATGATATTCAACTTGCTTATGAAGCGGGCTTACTATCTAGAAACGAAGAAAACTTTAGTTATTATGATAGATTTAGAGACCGTATTATGTTTCCGTTAAATAATTCTCAAGGTAGAACTGTAGGCTACTCAGGACGAACTTATACAAACCAAGAACCAAAGTATTTAAACTCCCCTGAAACACCTATCTTTCAAAAGAGAAGGTTGTTATATAATGTAGATTTGGCACGTAAAGCAATTCGTAAAAATGATGAAGCTATCTTATTAGAAGGTTTTATGGATGTAATTAAGGCCGATCAAGCTGGTCTTAAACAAGTTATTGCGAGTATGGGGACACAAATTTCTCAAGATCATATAACTTTTTTAAAAAAGCTTACAAACAATATAACTTTAATGTTTGATGGTGACTTTGCAGGTAGTGAAGCCACATTAAAAACGGGTAATAATTTACTTAAACAAGGCTTCAATGTTTTTGTTGTTCAATTACCTAAAGATATGGATCCTGATGAATATATTGGTAAACATGGTGAAGAGGCATTCAATCATTATGTTGAACATGAAAAAAAAGCATTTATTCTTTACAAAGTAAATATGCATCAAGAAGAAATAGAAAATAATGACTTGGCTTATGAAAAATATTTAAAAGAAATAACGAACGATATTGCCTATATGTCTTCCACTATTTTAAGAAAAAAAGTTATCCAAGATGTGTCTGAAGTGTTTAAAGTCAATTTAGATAGTCTAAACAGTGAAATAGATAGTCAACAGTCTTATCATCAAGCACCATCTTATCAAGCACCGTCAGTACCACAATTTGCCAATTTGTCTAAAGAACAAAAAGCTGAGCGTGCTTTGCTCAAACATTTTATGAATGATAAAGATACTTTTTTAAATTATCATCAGTTAATTGAGCCTGAAGACTTTACAAATGAGTATTTTAAGCGTATATTTATTACTTTACGCGAGTTTTACGCAGAGAATGATTCGTTTAGTATAAGTGACGTATTACAGTACATCGAAATTTCGGAAATTAAAGAAGCATTTATATCATTAGATAACTTTATGATAAATGAAGAACCGTATGAAAACGAAATTGATGATTATATTAATACTATAACAAAATACAGAACCTCTGAAACGATAGAGTCGCTTAACAACAAATTAATAGAAGCTACTAGATTAGGGGATCAAGCTTTACAAAAACAATATTTAGAACGAATAGTAAACTTCAATAAAAATAGAATGAATTAA
- the rpoD gene encoding RNA polymerase sigma factor RpoD translates to MSDNKVKVKKQTIDPSLTLEDVKKQLIEKGKKEGHLSHEEIAEKLQNFEMDPDHMDDFFDQLNDNDISLVNEKDSSDTDDKINPNDLSAPPGVKINDPVRMYLKEIGRVNLLSAQEEIELAKKIEEGDEIAKSRLAEANLRLVVSIAKRYVGRGMLFLDLIQEGNMGLIKAVEKFDFSKGFKFSTYATWWIRQAITRAIADQARTIRIPVHMVETINKLIRVQRQLLQDLGRDPAPEEIGEEMDLPPEKVREILKIAQEPVSLETPIGEEDDSHLGDFIEDQEAQSPSDHAAYELLKEQLEDVLDTLTDREENVLRLRFGLDDGRTRTLEEVGKVFGVTRERIRQIEAKALRKLRHPSRSKRLKDFMD, encoded by the coding sequence ATGTCTGACAATAAAGTTAAAGTAAAAAAACAAACCATCGACCCATCTCTAACTTTAGAAGATGTTAAAAAACAATTGATCGAAAAAGGTAAAAAAGAAGGTCATCTTAGCCATGAAGAAATTGCAGAAAAACTGCAAAACTTTGAAATGGACCCAGACCACATGGATGACTTCTTTGATCAACTAAACGATAACGATATTAGTTTAGTAAATGAAAAAGATAGTTCAGATACTGATGATAAAATTAACCCAAACGATTTAAGTGCGCCTCCAGGTGTTAAAATTAACGATCCAGTGCGTATGTATTTAAAAGAAATCGGGCGCGTTAATTTATTAAGTGCACAAGAAGAAATTGAATTGGCTAAAAAAATTGAAGAAGGCGATGAAATTGCTAAATCAAGATTAGCAGAAGCAAACTTACGTCTTGTTGTTAGTATCGCTAAAAGATATGTAGGCCGTGGCATGTTATTCTTAGACTTAATACAAGAAGGTAACATGGGACTTATCAAAGCAGTAGAAAAATTCGACTTTAGTAAAGGGTTCAAGTTTTCTACTTACGCTACGTGGTGGATTCGACAAGCAATCACTCGTGCTATTGCTGACCAAGCTAGAACTATACGTATACCAGTTCATATGGTTGAAACGATTAATAAACTTATCCGTGTACAAAGACAATTACTACAAGATTTAGGCAGAGATCCAGCACCAGAAGAAATTGGTGAAGAAATGGATTTACCACCTGAAAAAGTACGTGAAATCTTAAAAATTGCACAAGAACCAGTTTCATTAGAAACACCAATCGGTGAAGAAGACGATAGTCATTTAGGTGATTTCATCGAAGACCAAGAAGCACAAAGTCCATCTGACCATGCTGCTTATGAACTATTAAAAGAGCAATTAGAAGACGTACTTGATACATTGACAGACCGTGAAGAGAATGTCTTAAGATTACGTTTTGGTCTTGATGATGGTAGAACTCGTACACTTGAAGAAGTAGGAAAAGTCTTTGGCGTTACTAGAGAACGTATTAGACAAATCGAGGCTAAAGCATTGAGAAAATTGAGACATCCAAGTAGAAGTAAACGTCTTAAAGACTTTATGGATTAA
- a CDS encoding tRNA (adenine(22)-N(1))-methyltransferase yields the protein MITINKRLQKVSEFIKGEYLADIGSDHAYLPIYAITNNIVSTAIAGEVIKGPYEASIQNVQQYQLDDVISVKLGDGLSVLDDNNKIDSITICGMGGPLITKILTEGKNKLANHPRLILQSNIQSYPIRLWLEQSGYTITSEEIMEEKKHIYEIIVADKLDNDMILTEQERKFGPLLLQQKNDCFIKKWTHELQALKTIAQQLDASTHRDRLAEVDTEIKLISEVLNYEN from the coding sequence ATGATTACTATTAATAAACGATTACAAAAAGTGAGTGAATTTATTAAAGGCGAGTATCTAGCTGATATTGGTTCAGATCACGCTTATTTACCTATTTATGCAATAACAAATAATATTGTTAGCACTGCAATTGCAGGTGAAGTAATAAAAGGCCCGTATGAAGCATCGATACAAAACGTTCAACAGTACCAACTTGATGATGTAATAAGTGTTAAATTAGGAGACGGTTTATCTGTATTAGACGATAATAATAAAATAGACTCTATTACAATATGCGGCATGGGTGGACCTTTAATCACGAAAATATTGACAGAAGGTAAAAACAAATTAGCTAACCATCCGAGACTTATTTTACAAAGTAATATTCAATCATATCCAATTAGGTTATGGCTGGAACAATCAGGATATACTATTACGAGTGAAGAAATAATGGAAGAAAAGAAACATATATATGAAATTATTGTCGCAGATAAACTAGATAATGATATGATACTTACTGAGCAAGAACGTAAATTCGGACCATTACTATTACAACAAAAAAATGATTGTTTTATAAAAAAATGGACACATGAATTGCAAGCGTTAAAAACAATAGCGCAGCAATTAGATGCATCAACACACCGTGATAGATTAGCAGAAGTAGACACAGAAATTAAATTAATTAGCGAGGTGCTAAATTATGAAAATTAA
- a CDS encoding Nif3-like dinuclear metal center hexameric protein: protein MKINTLLTIINKHVPLNTAEEWDNVGLLIGNNDNDVTGILTALDCTEDVVDEAIAEDRNTIICHHPLIFKGVNNIVENDGYGVIIHKLIKNNINLIALHTNLDMYEHGVNKMLADKIGLTNLSFLNEETYEYYKVQVFVPEENKEALKNKLSEHGLASEGDYEHCFFESSGTGNFKPIGNANPHIGNIDEIEAVQEAKVEFMIELHQKALAQRLIEQYHPYETPVYDFITMTKVASHGLGMIGDLDKPVNAKQFAQSVKSNLSIPSVRFTGNIDTTINRVAIIGGSGIGFEYQAQACGADVFITGDVKHHDALDAKINGMNILDIDHYSEYVMKEGLLQLLHTWLSDHDTKFSIKASTINTNPFEYL from the coding sequence ATGAAAATTAATACATTGTTAACTATTATTAATAAGCATGTGCCACTAAACACTGCGGAAGAATGGGATAATGTTGGTTTATTAATTGGAAATAATGACAATGACGTTACCGGTATATTAACAGCTTTAGATTGTACCGAAGATGTTGTAGATGAGGCAATAGCGGAAGACCGTAATACAATAATTTGTCATCACCCGCTTATTTTTAAAGGCGTTAACAATATCGTAGAAAACGATGGTTATGGTGTAATTATCCATAAATTAATTAAAAATAATATTAATTTAATCGCTTTACATACTAATTTGGACATGTATGAACACGGTGTAAATAAAATGCTTGCCGATAAAATTGGCTTAACCAATCTATCCTTCTTAAATGAAGAAACTTATGAATACTACAAAGTACAAGTTTTCGTACCTGAAGAAAATAAAGAGGCATTAAAAAATAAACTGAGTGAACATGGCTTAGCTTCCGAAGGGGATTATGAACACTGTTTCTTTGAAAGTTCAGGCACAGGTAATTTCAAACCTATTGGCAATGCAAACCCACATATCGGCAATATTGATGAAATAGAAGCCGTTCAAGAAGCAAAAGTAGAATTCATGATTGAACTTCATCAAAAAGCATTAGCGCAACGATTAATTGAACAATATCATCCATATGAAACGCCAGTATATGATTTTATAACAATGACAAAAGTTGCGTCACATGGTCTAGGTATGATTGGTGATTTGGATAAGCCTGTTAACGCTAAACAATTTGCACAATCGGTTAAATCTAATTTATCTATTCCAAGCGTTCGTTTTACAGGGAATATAGATACCACTATTAATCGTGTAGCTATCATCGGTGGTTCAGGAATTGGTTTTGAATATCAAGCACAAGCTTGTGGTGCAGATGTTTTTATTACAGGAGACGTAAAACATCATGATGCGCTAGATGCGAAAATTAATGGCATGAACATATTAGACATTGATCATTATAGCGAATATGTTATGAAAGAAGGATTATTACAATTATTGCATACTTGGCTTAGCGATCATGATACTAAATTTAGTATTAAAGCTTCAACGATAAATACAAATCCTTTTGAATACCTTTAA
- a CDS encoding DEAD/DEAH box helicase — MANHPFENFNLQSELITAVKDLNFNKPTEIQSRVIPKIIKGTSIIGQSQTGTGKSHAFLLPLMQRIDSSINEPQAIIVAPTRELAQQLFDAASHLAKFKQDISVKLFIGGTDIEKDRQRAKNQPHLVIGTPTRINDLAKNGELHVHLASYLVIDEADLMIDLGLIEDVDLIAARLEDNASIAVFSATIPKSLHPFLNKYLENPEFIEIEKPSQNKDNIEFYLIPTKSEDKVDKTLKLMNVINPYLGIIFCNSRDSANELAKHITEAGVKVGMIHGGLTPRERKQQMKRIRNLEFQYVIASDLASRGIDIPGVSHVINFDVPNDIDFFTHRVGRTGRGQYHGVAITLYSPDEEENIGLIEERGYKFNDVDIKDDELKPIKAHNKRKVRKKQDDHLTNQIKNKVKRNNKKKVKPGYKKKFKQEVENLKRQERKQYSKRQNRLARKNKKG, encoded by the coding sequence GTGGCTAACCATCCATTTGAAAATTTTAATTTACAATCAGAACTTATAACAGCAGTAAAAGATTTAAACTTTAACAAACCAACAGAGATTCAAAGTCGAGTTATTCCTAAAATCATTAAAGGTACAAGTATAATCGGACAATCTCAAACAGGTACAGGCAAGTCTCATGCTTTCTTACTACCATTAATGCAACGAATAGACAGCTCAATTAACGAACCTCAAGCAATAATCGTCGCGCCAACGCGTGAATTAGCACAACAATTATTCGATGCAGCAAGTCATCTTGCTAAATTTAAACAAGATATATCTGTAAAATTATTTATTGGTGGAACAGATATTGAAAAAGATCGTCAACGTGCGAAAAATCAACCACACTTAGTAATCGGTACACCTACAAGAATTAATGATTTAGCAAAAAACGGTGAATTACATGTACATCTGGCATCTTATTTAGTCATCGATGAAGCTGATTTAATGATTGATTTAGGTCTTATTGAAGATGTAGATTTAATCGCAGCACGCTTAGAAGACAATGCTAGTATTGCTGTATTTAGTGCAACAATTCCAAAATCATTACATCCATTTTTAAATAAATATTTAGAAAATCCAGAGTTTATTGAGATAGAAAAACCTTCTCAAAACAAGGATAATATTGAATTTTATTTAATACCGACTAAAAGTGAAGATAAAGTTGATAAAACTTTAAAATTAATGAACGTTATTAATCCGTATTTAGGTATTATATTTTGTAATAGCCGTGATAGTGCGAATGAATTAGCAAAACATATAACTGAAGCAGGTGTTAAAGTAGGTATGATTCATGGTGGTTTAACGCCACGTGAAAGAAAACAACAAATGAAACGTATTAGAAATCTTGAATTTCAATATGTGATTGCCAGTGATTTAGCTTCTAGAGGCATTGATATACCAGGCGTCAGTCATGTTATTAATTTCGATGTTCCTAATGACATTGATTTCTTTACACACAGAGTTGGACGTACAGGACGTGGACAATACCACGGTGTAGCAATCACGTTATATAGTCCAGATGAAGAAGAAAACATTGGCCTAATTGAAGAACGTGGATATAAATTTAATGATGTTGATATTAAAGACGATGAACTTAAACCTATTAAGGCTCATAACAAGCGTAAAGTGAGAAAGAAACAAGATGATCACTTAACGAATCAAATTAAAAATAAGGTTAAGCGAAATAATAAGAAGAAGGTAAAACCTGGTTACAAGAAGAAATTCAAACAAGAAGTTGAAAACTTAAAACGTCAAGAGCGCAAACAATATAGTAAACGTCAAAATAGACTAGCCCGCAAAAATAAAAAAGGATAG